One genomic segment of Vibrio mimicus includes these proteins:
- a CDS encoding MmcQ/YjbR family DNA-binding protein, whose amino-acid sequence MNHDEFNQFCRSFPATTYVVQWGGSHVWKVAGKVFSIGSIGKDQQPVFTFKTSDLNFEYLSEHDGYIPAPYFANRGMKWIQQTETSGLLDEELKYYLSESYSLVVLRLSKRLQKELVITPRADGESAS is encoded by the coding sequence ATGAATCACGATGAGTTCAACCAATTTTGTCGTTCCTTTCCTGCTACTACATACGTAGTGCAATGGGGTGGTTCTCATGTTTGGAAAGTGGCTGGAAAAGTGTTTTCTATTGGCAGTATCGGCAAGGATCAGCAACCAGTTTTTACGTTCAAAACATCGGATTTGAACTTTGAGTATCTGAGTGAGCACGATGGTTATATTCCCGCCCCTTACTTCGCCAACCGAGGGATGAAGTGGATCCAACAAACTGAGACTTCAGGTTTATTAGACGAAGAGTTGAAGTATTACTTGTCTGAGTCCTACAGTCTTGTTGTGCTCAGGCTCAGTAAAAGGTTACAGAAAGAGTTGGTAATTACGCCAAGAGCAGACGGTGAGTCCGCCTCATAA
- a CDS encoding type II toxin-antitoxin system RelE/ParE family toxin yields MKPFNLTVAAKADLRDIALFTQRRWGKEQRNVYLKQFDDSFWLLAENPDIGKSCDEIREGYRKFPQGSHVIFYQQIGSQQIRVIRILHKSMDVNPIFGA; encoded by the coding sequence ATGAAACCATTTAATCTTACTGTCGCCGCTAAAGCCGATTTACGGGATATTGCTTTATTCACTCAACGACGCTGGGGAAAAGAGCAGCGAAATGTTTATTTAAAGCAATTCGATGATTCCTTTTGGCTTTTAGCGGAAAATCCCGACATCGGTAAATCATGCGATGAAATTCGAGAGGGATACAGAAAATTTCCCCAAGGGAGCCACGTCATCTTTTATCAGCAAATCGGCAGCCAACAAATCAGGGTGATCCGAATTCTTCATAAGAGCATGGATGTGAACCCAATATTTGGCGCATAA
- a CDS encoding HD domain-containing protein — translation MVENYETQFVTFVESEMEQDLAHDLNHVFRVVKMAKLLSKTEGAMLEVVLPAAYLHDCFSFPKNHPNKAESSRIAADKALEFLNEIGYPNEYHDAIKHAIIAHSFSANIPPDTLEAKIVQDADRLDALGAIGIARCIQVSTNLGVGLYDATDPFCGTREPNDRVNTVDHFYTKLFKLPEIMHTASAKVEAEKRMKFMKAYLIQLGMEIEPYS, via the coding sequence GTGGTAGAAAACTATGAGACTCAATTTGTCACTTTCGTCGAGTCTGAAATGGAGCAAGATTTGGCGCATGACTTAAACCATGTATTTCGTGTTGTCAAAATGGCCAAACTGCTGAGCAAAACTGAAGGTGCGATGCTTGAGGTTGTTTTACCTGCAGCGTATCTCCACGATTGTTTTTCATTTCCCAAGAATCATCCTAACAAAGCTGAAAGCTCTCGTATTGCAGCAGATAAGGCACTGGAGTTTCTTAATGAGATTGGTTATCCGAATGAATATCACGACGCTATAAAGCACGCAATTATTGCTCATAGTTTTAGCGCCAATATTCCACCTGATACGCTTGAAGCAAAGATCGTACAGGACGCTGATAGACTCGATGCTCTAGGTGCAATTGGGATTGCTCGTTGCATTCAGGTGAGCACAAATTTAGGCGTGGGTTTATATGATGCAACTGACCCCTTTTGCGGCACACGTGAGCCGAATGATCGAGTGAATACGGTAGATCATTTCTACACTAAGCTATTTAAATTGCCTGAAATAATGCATACAGCGTCAGCAAAGGTAGAGGCTGAAAAGAGAATGAAATTTATGAAAGCTTACTTAATTCAGTTGGGAATGGAAATCGAGCCATATAGCTAA
- a CDS encoding HNH endonuclease codes for MDNFEKYSSRKKFLIDNGFSGEVPPQTWALFADHDNEVVFVGVDSLNIEDTLVVGYSWEYTQTGRKNGNYKKALKCLELVESQNYDVLAFHFNFKKGLYSKPTPHYLVSKNDGWHAIRNDIDNGTLINLADEIDVSINNNLYGSKTPQKLQKVGSVYGRDVRVAAQTLLLAGGRCELCEKSTFLKKNGKPFLEVHHVLPLANGGSDTITNTVALCPNCHKELHFGEQSGILTDKLYGQLPRLVREWHTES; via the coding sequence ATGGATAACTTTGAGAAGTATAGTAGTCGGAAAAAGTTTCTTATAGATAACGGTTTTTCTGGAGAAGTACCCCCTCAAACATGGGCTCTATTTGCCGATCATGATAATGAAGTGGTATTTGTCGGAGTAGATAGCCTCAATATTGAAGATACCTTGGTAGTTGGTTATAGCTGGGAATATACTCAAACAGGTAGGAAAAATGGCAATTACAAAAAGGCACTAAAATGTTTAGAGTTGGTTGAAAGTCAAAATTATGATGTTTTAGCGTTTCATTTTAACTTTAAGAAAGGATTGTATTCGAAACCAACTCCACATTATTTAGTAAGCAAAAATGATGGTTGGCACGCTATTCGTAATGACATTGATAATGGGACACTTATAAACCTAGCAGATGAAATAGATGTTTCTATTAACAACAACCTATATGGAAGTAAAACACCCCAAAAATTACAAAAAGTAGGCAGTGTGTACGGAAGGGATGTACGTGTTGCAGCTCAAACATTATTGCTTGCTGGCGGAAGGTGTGAACTGTGTGAGAAGTCGACATTTCTGAAAAAAAATGGGAAACCTTTTCTAGAAGTTCATCATGTTCTTCCTTTAGCTAATGGTGGCAGTGATACAATAACCAATACAGTTGCTTTATGTCCTAATTGCCACAAAGAACTACATTTTGGCGAGCAATCAGGCATTTTAACAGATAAGTTATATGGTCAGCTTCCTAGGCTCGTGAGGGAGTGGCATACCGAAAGCTAA
- a CDS encoding ParA family protein produces the protein MTKIISFINLKGGVGKTTTAVNIAAALAEDGEKVLVIDLDPQTNATVSLISQNEWQDRHDNGQTLYHLFNDMLEGHSEFNIDEAICHDAGGITGLDLLPSSMFLVDIQDNIPDMDNKAYVSHVDVLGNAIEDIKDDYDFIIIDCPPNLGAITLNGINISDCYVVPTVPDILSKIGISLILNRIDSFKRRKRSCNIKLAGIIFTKVDYRTNLHKSTMLELRSGDLSENVFAMEFPQRISVAEAPIDSKPFLTSNTAKSKADFRETRGIIYNLTEEFIERVEACCE, from the coding sequence ATGACAAAAATAATAAGTTTTATAAATCTAAAAGGTGGGGTTGGTAAAACTACTACCGCCGTAAACATAGCGGCAGCTTTAGCTGAAGATGGCGAAAAGGTACTGGTGATTGATTTAGATCCTCAGACAAACGCCACAGTTTCATTAATTTCTCAAAACGAATGGCAAGATCGTCATGATAATGGGCAAACGTTATATCATTTGTTTAACGATATGCTTGAAGGTCATTCAGAGTTCAATATTGATGAGGCAATTTGTCATGATGCAGGTGGAATTACTGGGCTTGATTTACTTCCATCGAGCATGTTTTTAGTTGATATTCAAGACAATATTCCTGATATGGATAACAAAGCTTATGTTAGCCATGTAGATGTTTTAGGAAATGCAATTGAAGACATTAAAGATGATTATGATTTCATCATAATCGATTGTCCTCCGAATCTTGGAGCTATTACTTTAAATGGGATCAATATAAGTGACTGTTATGTCGTTCCAACGGTACCCGATATTTTGTCTAAGATTGGTATTAGCCTGATCCTAAACAGAATCGACTCTTTTAAAAGAAGAAAACGCTCATGCAACATTAAATTAGCAGGGATTATCTTTACAAAGGTTGACTATCGTACAAACTTACATAAGTCGACTATGTTAGAGCTACGCTCAGGTGATTTATCAGAAAATGTTTTTGCAATGGAATTCCCTCAACGTATATCTGTCGCAGAAGCTCCTATTGATTCGAAGCCGTTTTTAACCTCTAATACAGCTAAATCTAAGGCTGATTTCCGTGAGACCAGAGGTATTATTTATAATCTAACGGAGGAATTTATTGAACGAGTGGAGGCTTGTTGTGAGTAA
- a CDS encoding DUF645 family protein, with protein sequence MDVQHSKFGFANGFIIAEIMLSLSRTLNRGQLNLDRFEFWLPTSQLLLLDVCLFDAFA encoded by the coding sequence TTGGATGTTCAACACTCAAAGTTTGGTTTCGCAAATGGCTTCATCATCGCTGAAATTATGCTTTCTTTGTCTCGGACTCTTAACCGTGGTCAACTTAACCTTGATCGTTTTGAGTTTTGGCTGCCAACTTCACAGCTTTTGTTGTTGGACGTGTGTTTGTTTGATGCATTTGCGTAA
- a CDS encoding DUF645 family protein — protein sequence MLSDVPHGKFGFTKGSIIAVIWFSFSRTLNRGQLSLDCFEFWQPTS from the coding sequence ATGTTGTCAGATGTTCCACACGGAAAGTTTGGTTTCACAAAAGGCAGCATCATCGCTGTGATCTGGTTTTCTTTTTCGCGGACTCTTAACCGTGGCCAACTTAGCCTTGACTGTTTTGAGTTTTGGCAGCCAACGTCATAG
- a CDS encoding DUF3709 domain-containing protein — translation MRPREVSFALSSRFEQFGAFTYGLKVCRQLSIVFRCLMKRQCVCRCKFQCHCLIELLCSCVVSWFVGEGFHIG, via the coding sequence TTGCGTCCACGCGAGGTGAGTTTTGCTCTCTCAAGTCGCTTTGAGCAATTTGGTGCCTTTACTTATGGGCTGAAAGTCTGTCGGCAATTGAGCATTGTTTTTCGCTGCCTAATGAAACGGCAATGTGTCTGTCGCTGTAAATTTCAGTGTCATTGCCTCATTGAGTTGTTGTGCTCATGTGTGGTGAGTTGGTTTGTCGGAGAGGGTTTCCACATTGGCTGA
- a CDS encoding RNA recognition motif domain-containing protein, which produces MKLLVRNLARTTTEHDIRKLFSEHGSVTECTLVLDQETGLSKGFAFVEMPEASEAKTAIAALNMANVAKSKIRVKAAQ; this is translated from the coding sequence ATGAAACTCTTAGTTCGCAACCTTGCTCGCACCACAACTGAGCACGACATTCGTAAACTGTTTTCTGAACACGGCTCTGTTACCGAATGCACTCTCGTTTTAGACCAAGAAACTGGTCTATCGAAAGGCTTTGCTTTCGTCGAAATGCCAGAGGCTTCAGAAGCAAAAACGGCAATTGCAGCACTGAATATGGCAAACGTTGCCAAAAGTAAGATTCGAGTCAAAGCTGCTCAATAA
- a CDS encoding DUF645 family protein, with the protein MLLDVQRGQFSFTKCCIIAVIWLSLSRTLNRGQLSLERFEFWQPTSQLLALDVCLCDAFA; encoded by the coding sequence GTGTTGTTGGACGTTCAGCGCGGTCAGTTTAGTTTTACAAAATGCTGCATCATCGCTGTGATCTGGCTTTCTTTGTCGCGGACTCTTAACCGTGGCCAACTTAGCCTTGAGCGTTTTGAGTTTTGGCAGCCAACTTCACAGCTTTTGGCGTTGGACGTGTGTTTGTGTGATGCTTTTGCGTAA
- a CDS encoding S66 family peptidase, whose product MLYAKALSIGDKIGFFSPSSPATAFAPNRFQRAKAYLKAQGFELVEGSLTGKSDYYRSGSIRERAEELNQLIRDPNVRCIMSTIGGNNSNSLLPYIDYKALRNDPKIIIGYSDVTALLLGIYAQTGLITFYGPALVASFGEYPPLVDETFHSFIDLLCSETNQYQYTMPSSWTDIKHDWETQHSAKPVYPNEWQFIGKGKVTGRIIGGNLNTMAGIWGSRYMPEIKVGDILLIEDSLKGIENVERSFAHLAACDVFERVSAIILGKHELFDNKGTGRTPLDVLIEVLADKNVPIFYGFDSCHTHPMLVTPLGVRGTIDFDNHTFKLEDRWVKAK is encoded by the coding sequence GTGTTATATGCCAAAGCTTTAAGTATTGGAGACAAAATTGGTTTTTTCTCACCATCTTCACCGGCTACAGCCTTTGCTCCAAATCGATTTCAAAGAGCAAAAGCTTATCTTAAGGCACAGGGATTTGAGTTAGTTGAAGGTTCGCTTACGGGAAAATCTGATTATTACCGCTCAGGCTCGATTCGGGAGCGTGCTGAAGAATTGAATCAACTTATTCGGGATCCGAATGTCCGTTGCATCATGTCTACCATTGGAGGCAATAATAGCAATTCACTGTTGCCGTATATTGATTATAAAGCCTTAAGAAACGATCCAAAGATCATCATTGGTTATTCAGATGTCACAGCTTTATTGCTCGGGATCTATGCTCAAACAGGACTTATCACATTTTATGGCCCAGCCTTAGTCGCTTCGTTTGGTGAGTATCCTCCATTGGTTGATGAAACCTTTCATTCGTTTATCGATCTGTTGTGTTCAGAGACGAATCAATATCAATACACTATGCCCTCGTCATGGACAGATATTAAGCACGATTGGGAAACTCAGCATTCAGCTAAGCCCGTTTATCCGAATGAATGGCAGTTTATCGGTAAAGGCAAAGTGACAGGCAGAATTATTGGCGGGAACCTCAACACCATGGCTGGGATCTGGGGCAGTCGATACATGCCAGAGATTAAAGTTGGTGATATTTTACTCATAGAGGATTCTCTGAAAGGTATCGAAAATGTCGAACGTTCGTTTGCACATCTCGCAGCTTGTGACGTTTTTGAGCGGGTGAGTGCGATCATTTTGGGTAAGCATGAGCTATTTGACAACAAAGGTACAGGTAGAACACCGCTAGACGTTTTAATCGAAGTATTAGCGGATAAAAATGTACCTATATTTTATGGTTTTGATAGTTGTCATACGCATCCGATGCTCGTCACACCATTAGGTGTGCGAGGTACAATCGATTTCGACAATCATACCTTTAAGCTAGAAGATCGTTGGGTAAAAGCAAAATAA
- a CDS encoding type II toxin-antitoxin system ParD family antitoxin: protein MAKNTSITLGEHFDGFITSQIQSGRYGSASEVIRSALRLLENQETKLQSLRQLLVEGEQSGDADYDLDSFINELDSENIR from the coding sequence ATGGCTAAAAACACAAGTATCACTCTTGGTGAACACTTCGATGGCTTTATTACAAGCCAAATACAAAGTGGACGTTACGGCTCAGCAAGTGAAGTCATTCGCTCTGCGCTACGTCTACTCGAAAACCAAGAAACCAAACTACAGTCACTCCGTCAATTACTTGTTGAAGGTGAGCAAAGTGGTGATGCTGATTATGACCTTGATAGCTTCATCAATGAACTCGATAGTGAAAACATTCGATGA